Proteins co-encoded in one Campylobacter jejuni genomic window:
- a CDS encoding DUF6402 family protein, with protein MEALNQKNSLNIRLLSSNNILLHNQEFKLYEIAQGNKNEIKTIFTTNRMGEAHLNASEIFSKEAQSFELILNQSSVYKNKPIYNHRFLLRSYEYGHWCEIKFERKADKGSINSIRLKSKEFTLENNEKIVRNFYTFGDIVEFEAIYEDTKIKEEQIKWGYVFIQDKNTLDKLNKNQLTNDKKESSLFDEEILKDCFYIEKEEDKALLSSSIIYRHLENNKAYCGKHLSLQLPNPKDTQEQKTLLVFAYKEIPNYNASYLIRINDYPQITIDCTLAETLRAHTNKDEISRLGWGVSYICQRLWHDNPSDAKELKDLTFRSSTSQDFIDTIPNETMKTIVKEILPRVEMQQLKTDNTKSRDKARFYAELDWDSFYMKFPIMQELKGEYMNLKKLFGEESDFQKQFEDFLNDTLLDIKNIKNTQEYTMALNIQAIKENKTKNAEVFKLYKKEETLPETHKAIKDLQKPSDIIDNSLYFQRFDIKNDVFLPHLGLSKFDAFSLQNSIQHEKEVLDKFHSNPKYKQNFALYSIAGAFNILYIPSLIQITRVTRFYNYHSLYAACKKVRAFIIDTVNFNNNGSDQPIGAWDYEKVGFDLYNSIMQYRNTKFHFKYTSPKSFLFPLYNSDFLKTKQYFNLGLDFFLYSSTFLDMDFSHTQMQDTAFIVGK; from the coding sequence ATGGAAGCACTTAATCAAAAAAATAGTTTAAATATTAGGCTTTTAAGTTCTAATAATATTCTTCTGCATAATCAAGAATTTAAGCTTTATGAAATAGCACAGGGCAATAAAAATGAAATCAAGACTATTTTTACAACCAATAGAATGGGGGAAGCTCATTTAAATGCTAGTGAAATTTTTAGCAAAGAAGCACAAAGCTTTGAATTAATTTTAAACCAATCTAGTGTTTATAAAAACAAACCCATCTATAATCATAGATTTTTATTAAGAAGTTATGAGTATGGGCATTGGTGTGAAATAAAATTTGAAAGAAAGGCAGATAAAGGCTCTATAAACTCTATTAGGCTAAAATCCAAAGAATTTACCTTAGAAAATAATGAAAAAATAGTGCGTAATTTCTATACTTTTGGCGATATAGTAGAATTTGAAGCTATTTATGAGGATACAAAAATCAAAGAAGAGCAAATTAAATGGGGTTATGTTTTTATTCAGGATAAAAACACCTTAGATAAGTTAAACAAAAACCAATTAACTAATGACAAAAAGGAAAGTTCTTTATTTGATGAAGAAATTTTAAAAGATTGTTTTTATATTGAAAAAGAAGAAGATAAAGCCCTATTATCTTCTTCTATCATTTATAGACATTTAGAAAACAACAAAGCTTATTGTGGAAAACATCTTAGTTTGCAACTACCAAACCCTAAAGACACACAAGAGCAAAAAACACTATTAGTCTTTGCTTATAAAGAAATACCCAATTATAATGCCTCTTATCTTATAAGAATTAATGATTATCCACAAATTACCATTGATTGCACTCTAGCAGAAACACTAAGGGCACATACAAACAAAGATGAAATCTCAAGGCTTGGTTGGGGGGTAAGCTATATCTGTCAAAGATTATGGCATGATAATCCAAGTGATGCTAAAGAATTAAAAGATTTAACCTTTAGAAGCTCTACTTCACAAGATTTTATAGATACTATCCCTAATGAAACAATGAAAACAATAGTAAAGGAGATATTGCCTAGAGTAGAGATGCAACAATTAAAGACTGACAACACAAAATCAAGAGATAAAGCAAGATTTTATGCGGAATTAGATTGGGATAGTTTTTATATGAAGTTTCCTATAATGCAAGAGCTAAAGGGCGAGTATATGAATCTCAAAAAGCTTTTTGGAGAAGAATCTGATTTTCAAAAACAATTCGAAGATTTTCTTAATGATACTTTACTAGATATAAAAAACATTAAAAATACACAAGAATATACAATGGCACTCAATATCCAAGCAATAAAAGAGAATAAGACGAAGAATGCAGAAGTCTTTAAGCTATATAAAAAAGAGGAAACACTCCCAGAAACTCATAAAGCTATAAAAGACTTACAAAAACCATCAGATATTATCGATAATAGTTTATATTTTCAAAGGTTTGATATAAAAAATGATGTGTTTTTACCGCATTTAGGCTTAAGTAAATTTGATGCATTTTCATTGCAAAACTCCATACAACATGAAAAAGAAGTTTTAGATAAATTCCACTCTAACCCAAAATACAAGCAGAATTTTGCTCTATACTCTATCGCAGGGGCTTTTAATATCTTATATATACCAAGCCTTATACAAATCACGAGAGTTACAAGATTCTATAATTACCATTCTTTATATGCTGCGTGCAAAAAGGTGCGTGCTTTTATCATTGATACTGTGAATTTTAATAATAATGGTAGCGATCAGCCTATTGGGGCATGGGATTATGAGAAGGTAGGATTTGATTTATATAATTCGATAATGCAATACCGAAATACAAAATTTCATTTTAAATATACCTCACCAAAATCATTCTTATTTCCCTTATATAATTCAGACTTTCTAAAAACAAAACAGTATTTTAATCTAGGCTTAGATTTCTTTTTATATAGCTCTACATTTTTGGATATGGATTTTAGTCATACGCAAATGCAAGATACTGCTTTTATAGTGGGGAAGTAA
- a CDS encoding bacteriophage T4 gp5 trimerisation domain-containing protein encodes MYLKAQKDYDELVQHNFTQRILNDKDSIVDGIYNERIKKVHTQTIDLAKNVNVGGEYLTNVGLSKDTIVGLSNTLNVGVDNKVRVAKNSHEFVGENKDIEIGANQNTIIHKDEIRNVKGNKKEVVEGHYDINVSDKMQVLSEKEMDYKSKDNILFTSNESIGFESDKNTSMVADNITTYAKTIHELKADSEATIQVGETIINAKPDCVIIKAGGVEVIIDSNGLVVKGGELKAE; translated from the coding sequence ATTTATTTAAAAGCCCAAAAGGATTATGATGAATTAGTACAACATAATTTCACTCAAAGAATTTTAAATGATAAAGATTCTATAGTGGATGGAATTTATAATGAAAGGATTAAAAAGGTTCATACTCAAACCATAGACTTAGCTAAAAATGTCAATGTAGGAGGAGAATACTTAACTAATGTAGGTTTATCTAAAGATACCATAGTAGGATTAAGCAATACCTTAAATGTAGGAGTAGATAATAAAGTAAGAGTGGCTAAAAACTCTCATGAGTTTGTAGGAGAAAACAAAGATATAGAAATAGGTGCTAATCAAAATACTATTATCCATAAAGATGAGATAAGGAATGTGAAGGGAAATAAAAAGGAAGTGGTTGAGGGGCATTATGATATTAATGTCAGTGATAAAATGCAAGTGTTAAGCGAGAAAGAGATGGATTATAAAAGCAAAGACAATATTCTTTTTACAAGTAATGAATCCATAGGATTTGAAAGTGATAAAAATACAAGCATGGTAGCTGATAATATCACAACTTACGCAAAAACTATTCATGAGTTAAAAGCCGATAGCGAAGCGACTATACAGGTAGGAGAAACAATTATTAATGCAAAACCTGATTGTGTTATCATTAAAGCAGGTGGAGTAGAAGTAATTATAGACTCTAATGGACTTGTGGTTAAAGGTGGAGAGCTTAAAGCAGAGTAA
- the ccsA gene encoding cytochrome c biogenesis protein, whose protein sequence is MKNIIKSIGDLRVSVVLFLLFALFCALATFIESAYGTPTAWAMVYDTFWFEYIQLLLGINLLCGMFRYKMFGLKKLPLMIFHISFLFILVGSAMTRYAGFEGILPIREHTQNSLIESSKTSLRISAIKDGERYSAVNDRYIGNLPFANSFKLKLNLGDDQAELKYKDLILNAHYTYKENNNSDPLLVLMLSQKGSQGVDVKFEKGEVKNIEGVNFAFMDDNVKAPFVKIDENLTLSSSENLHFLSMLDGQNLDLKIGEKANAKERRLYEINDISFVVKAASLHAQEALEGSNRPQDESFWLWFKSAWLEVGRTMLISTFGEPQNWKNSLLLHFKDFALSNENKNLELTGSNALKLELSYKNESKEFYIFEYNKPIMIELAGQKFFISWALSYEQLPFDIYLRDFVLDRYPGSMSPASYASEITVKNNNENFDYRIFMNNVLDYNGYRFYQSSYDQDEKGTVLSVNKDPGKIPTYMGYFLLCLGMFMNFLNPHSRFRTLARLINKDTLKHTSVIIFILLLSFGSEKTFAQDLNSTLPMVNTNHAKALAALIVQKSADGRMVPFDTLSREILEKIHQSDSYKGQNSNAVMLSMLVDVDKWQMEPFILMPQNQAVRDAIANILEIPSAKYISYKDFFDENNRYKLQKYVENANRKNPNARGVFDKEIIKLDERANVVNLVFSGELFKFIPVQNNPNNVWLAPFSAVTTLKGDEGHIVLALIQNYFSAVENAFKDGNWTRADEGLKFIKEYQEKIGYKVMPSKTKVEMEIFSNKAEIFVKLAPVYLIAGFLLLILVFSKMVIPNLKISFIFKVVYVLNVLAFVIHTVGLGLRAYLSGHAPWSNGYESMVYIAWALSLSGIFFSRKSPIALSLTSILSGVVLMVAHLSEMNPQITNLVPVLNSYWLSIHVSVITASYGFLGLCALLGIFTLFLMCFLKKDGKYNLNILRNITEATRINEMAMIFGLCLLTVGNFLGAIWANESWGRYWSWDSKETWALVSILVYAAILHLRMIPKYCNQFVFALWSMFAYWVIIMTYFGVNYFLTGLHSYAAGEAAQIPNYVYWGFALMVVLALFARRKRNFVGKL, encoded by the coding sequence ATGAAAAATATAATAAAAAGCATAGGGGATTTAAGAGTTTCGGTTGTATTGTTTTTGCTTTTTGCGCTTTTTTGTGCTTTGGCAACTTTTATTGAAAGTGCTTATGGAACTCCTACGGCTTGGGCAATGGTTTATGATACTTTTTGGTTTGAATATATACAACTTTTACTTGGTATTAATTTACTATGCGGGATGTTTCGTTATAAAATGTTTGGGCTTAAAAAATTGCCTTTAATGATTTTTCATATTTCTTTTTTATTTATTTTAGTGGGTTCTGCAATGACAAGATATGCTGGTTTTGAAGGTATCTTACCTATTAGAGAGCATACTCAAAATTCACTTATAGAAAGTTCTAAGACTTCTTTGCGTATTTCTGCTATAAAAGATGGAGAACGCTATAGTGCGGTTAATGATCGTTATATAGGAAATTTGCCTTTTGCTAATTCTTTTAAACTAAAACTTAATTTAGGTGATGATCAAGCTGAATTAAAATATAAAGATTTAATCTTAAATGCTCATTATACTTATAAAGAAAATAATAATTCTGATCCTTTATTGGTTTTGATGCTTTCTCAAAAAGGATCTCAAGGTGTTGATGTTAAATTTGAAAAAGGTGAAGTTAAGAATATAGAAGGGGTTAACTTTGCTTTTATGGATGATAATGTTAAAGCACCTTTTGTAAAAATTGATGAAAATTTAACTTTAAGTTCAAGTGAAAACTTACATTTTCTAAGTATGCTAGATGGACAAAATTTAGACCTTAAAATTGGAGAAAAGGCAAATGCTAAGGAAAGAAGGCTTTATGAAATTAATGATATTAGTTTTGTAGTTAAAGCTGCTTCTTTGCATGCGCAAGAAGCTTTAGAAGGTTCCAATAGACCTCAAGATGAAAGTTTTTGGTTATGGTTTAAATCTGCTTGGTTAGAAGTGGGTAGAACTATGTTGATTTCTACTTTTGGGGAGCCTCAAAATTGGAAAAATTCTTTATTGTTGCATTTTAAAGATTTTGCCTTAAGCAATGAGAATAAAAACTTAGAATTAACTGGCTCTAATGCTTTAAAATTAGAATTAAGCTATAAAAATGAAAGTAAAGAATTTTATATTTTTGAATATAATAAACCTATTATGATAGAACTTGCAGGTCAAAAATTCTTTATTTCTTGGGCACTTTCTTATGAACAATTGCCTTTTGATATTTATTTAAGAGATTTTGTATTAGATCGTTATCCAGGTTCTATGTCTCCAGCTTCTTATGCAAGTGAAATTACCGTAAAAAATAATAATGAAAATTTTGATTATAGAATTTTTATGAATAATGTTTTAGATTATAATGGCTATAGATTTTATCAAAGTTCTTATGATCAAGATGAAAAAGGGACTGTTTTATCTGTAAATAAAGATCCAGGTAAAATACCAACTTATATGGGTTATTTTTTGCTTTGTCTTGGAATGTTTATGAATTTTTTAAATCCACATTCTAGATTTAGAACTTTGGCAAGATTGATTAATAAAGACACTTTAAAACATACAAGTGTAATTATTTTTATTTTATTGTTATCTTTTGGTTCTGAAAAGACTTTTGCTCAAGATTTAAATTCGACCTTACCTATGGTAAATACTAATCATGCTAAAGCCCTTGCCGCTTTAATAGTTCAAAAATCAGCAGATGGAAGAATGGTGCCTTTTGATACGCTATCAAGAGAAATTTTAGAAAAAATTCATCAAAGTGATAGCTATAAGGGTCAAAATTCTAACGCTGTTATGCTTTCCATGCTCGTTGATGTAGATAAATGGCAAATGGAACCTTTTATTTTAATGCCACAAAATCAAGCAGTTCGTGATGCTATTGCAAATATTTTAGAAATTCCTAGCGCTAAATATATTTCTTATAAAGATTTCTTTGATGAGAATAACCGATATAAACTTCAAAAATATGTTGAAAATGCAAATCGTAAAAACCCAAATGCAAGAGGAGTTTTTGATAAGGAAATTATAAAACTAGATGAAAGAGCTAATGTTGTAAATTTAGTTTTTAGTGGTGAATTATTTAAATTTATTCCTGTTCAAAATAATCCAAATAATGTTTGGCTTGCACCTTTTTCTGCTGTAACTACTCTTAAGGGGGATGAAGGGCATATTGTTTTGGCTTTAATACAGAATTATTTTAGTGCCGTGGAAAATGCTTTTAAAGATGGTAATTGGACTAGAGCTGATGAAGGCTTGAAATTTATCAAAGAATATCAAGAAAAAATAGGATATAAAGTCATGCCTAGTAAAACCAAGGTTGAAATGGAAATTTTTTCTAATAAGGCTGAAATTTTCGTTAAACTCGCTCCTGTATATTTAATTGCGGGTTTTTTACTTTTGATTCTTGTTTTTTCTAAAATGGTCATACCGAATTTAAAAATCTCTTTTATATTTAAAGTGGTATATGTTTTAAATGTTTTAGCTTTTGTAATTCATACAGTAGGTCTTGGACTTCGTGCTTATTTATCAGGTCATGCTCCATGGAGTAATGGCTATGAAAGTATGGTGTATATAGCTTGGGCATTGTCTTTGTCGGGTATATTTTTCTCTAGAAAAAGTCCTATAGCCTTGTCATTAACTTCTATTTTATCCGGTGTTGTATTAATGGTTGCACATTTAAGCGAAATGAATCCGCAAATTACAAATCTTGTTCCTGTGCTCAATTCTTATTGGCTTAGTATTCATGTATCTGTTATTACTGCTAGTTATGGATTTTTAGGACTTTGTGCCTTACTTGGTATCTTTACATTGTTCTTAATGTGTTTTCTTAAGAAAGATGGAAAATATAATCTTAATATTTTGAGAAATATTACAGAGGCTACAAGAATTAATGAAATGGCAATGATTTTTGGACTTTGTTTACTTACTGTAGGAAATTTTTTAGGTGCAATTTGGGCAAATGAAAGTTGGGGGAGATATTGGAGTTGGGATTCTAAGGAAACTTGGGCTTTAGTTAGTATTTTGGTTTATGCAGCAATTTTACATCTTAGAATGATTCCAAAATATTGTAATCAATTTGTGTTTGCTTTATGGAGTATGTTTGCTTATTGGGTTATTATTATGACTTATTTTGGAGTAAATTACTTTTTAACAGGACTTCATTCTTACGCTGCAGGCGAAGCGGCTCAAATTCCTAATTATGTTTATTGGGGATTTGCATTGATGGTGGTTTTAGCTCTTTTTGCAAGAAGGAAGCGAAATTTTGTAGGCAAACTGTAA